Proteins from a genomic interval of Pyramidobacter porci:
- the citF gene encoding citrate lyase subunit alpha, translated as MLNAVGREIPEELIAQGWKPYAGAHARDGQYIKKQGPRTRICEKPRESKIVASIREAITACGLKDGMTVSFHHHFRDGDFIVNMVMKEIVALGLKDITIAASSLGAAHDPVAQYIEDGVVTGLQTSGIRGRMGEVVSRGKLKTPAILRSHGGRVRAIEEGDVHIDVAFIGSPTSDEYGNCRAVGGKSDCGVLSYAVVDSEYADKVVVITDTLVPYPNFPASIHGVNVDYVVKVDEIGDPKKIASAAARMTQNPRDLMMAEATAKVMAATPWFKDGFSFQTGAGGPSLAVNRFIEPLMRERGITMSFAIGGIAGPICELQRKGLVGCIVDTQDFDTGAIDDIRANPRHYEISAGEYANPANKGAFVNKLDFVILAALEVDVDFNVNVITGSDGVLRGAPGGHPDTAAGAKCTVIVTPLTRGRMATVCERVVTVTTPGECVDVVVTDYGVAVNPRRQDIVDCLDRAGVAHVSIKELQEKAYALVGRPDPLQWNDKVVAILEARDGTILDVVCEIEPYEM; from the coding sequence ATGCTGAACGCAGTCGGCCGGGAAATTCCCGAAGAACTGATCGCGCAGGGCTGGAAGCCTTACGCGGGCGCTCACGCCCGCGACGGCCAGTACATCAAGAAACAGGGCCCGCGCACGCGCATCTGCGAAAAGCCCCGCGAAAGCAAAATTGTCGCCTCCATCCGCGAGGCTATCACGGCGTGCGGGCTCAAGGACGGCATGACCGTCTCCTTCCATCACCACTTCCGCGACGGCGACTTCATCGTCAACATGGTCATGAAAGAGATCGTCGCCCTCGGCCTCAAAGACATCACCATCGCCGCCTCCAGCCTGGGCGCGGCGCACGATCCCGTGGCCCAGTACATCGAAGACGGCGTCGTCACCGGCCTTCAGACCAGCGGCATCCGCGGTCGGATGGGCGAAGTGGTGTCCCGCGGCAAGCTGAAGACGCCCGCGATCCTGCGCAGCCACGGCGGCCGCGTGCGCGCCATCGAGGAGGGCGACGTGCACATCGACGTGGCCTTCATCGGGTCTCCCACGTCCGACGAATACGGCAACTGCCGCGCCGTCGGCGGCAAGAGCGACTGCGGCGTGCTCTCCTACGCCGTCGTCGATTCCGAGTACGCCGACAAGGTCGTCGTCATCACCGACACGCTCGTGCCCTACCCCAACTTTCCCGCGTCGATCCACGGCGTCAACGTGGACTACGTGGTGAAAGTCGACGAGATCGGCGATCCGAAAAAGATCGCCTCCGCCGCCGCGCGCATGACCCAAAATCCCCGCGACCTGATGATGGCCGAGGCCACCGCCAAAGTCATGGCCGCCACGCCGTGGTTCAAGGACGGCTTCAGCTTCCAGACCGGCGCAGGCGGCCCTTCGCTGGCCGTGAACCGCTTCATCGAGCCGCTCATGCGCGAGCGCGGCATCACAATGAGCTTCGCCATCGGCGGCATCGCCGGCCCCATCTGCGAACTGCAGCGCAAAGGACTCGTCGGCTGCATCGTCGACACGCAGGATTTCGACACCGGCGCCATCGACGACATCCGTGCCAACCCCCGTCATTACGAGATCAGTGCCGGCGAATACGCCAACCCCGCCAACAAAGGCGCCTTCGTCAACAAGCTCGATTTCGTCATCCTCGCCGCGCTGGAAGTCGACGTCGACTTCAACGTCAACGTCATCACCGGCTCCGACGGCGTGCTGCGCGGCGCGCCCGGCGGCCATCCCGACACGGCCGCCGGTGCCAAGTGCACCGTCATCGTCACGCCGCTGACCCGCGGCCGCATGGCCACCGTCTGCGAGCGCGTCGTCACCGTCACCACCCCCGGCGAGTGCGTCGATGTCGTCGTCACCGATTACGGCGTCGCCGTCAACCCCAGACGGCAGGACATCGTCGACTGCCTCGACCGTGCCGGCGTCGCGCACGTCAGTATCAAAGAGCTTCAGGAAAAGGCCTACGCGCTCGTCGGCCGCCCCGATCCGCTGCAATGGAACGACAAAGTCGTCGCCATCCTCGAGGCCCGCGACGGCACGATCCTCGACGTCGTGTGCGAGATCGAGCCGTACGAAATGTAA
- a CDS encoding helix-turn-helix domain-containing protein — translation MRYSYEYKRKCVQLHRQGKWAKPPDGISTQNFHNTIRKWARIEDAHGTLALQHPAHNKAWSAEEKLELVSRVLAGESNKSVACKAGISDGMLYNWVRRYKTEGYNGLIGKKKARKQKDQSMKKNMNIDRPRPLVESEREELIRLRAENASSKAENEVIKKKRSP, via the coding sequence ATGCGCTACAGTTACGAATACAAAAGGAAATGTGTGCAGTTACATCGTCAAGGTAAATGGGCGAAGCCCCCTGATGGGATTTCAACGCAGAACTTTCATAATACGATCCGTAAATGGGCAAGGATTGAAGATGCTCACGGAACCTTAGCTTTACAACATCCCGCCCATAATAAGGCATGGTCTGCGGAAGAAAAACTCGAACTGGTTTCACGGGTTTTAGCGGGTGAATCAAACAAGTCCGTTGCCTGTAAAGCGGGAATCAGTGATGGGATGCTCTACAACTGGGTACGCAGATACAAGACAGAGGGCTATAATGGACTGATAGGTAAAAAGAAAGCCAGAAAGCAAAAGGACCAATCCATGAAGAAAAATATGAACATCGATCGTCCCAGACCTCTTGTAGAGTCAGAACGTGAAGAACTGATCCGATTAAGAGCCGAGAATGCCTCTAGCAAAGCGGAGAATGAAGTAATAAAAAAAAAGAGATCGCCTTGA
- a CDS encoding DUF5058 family protein codes for MNSNTFAVSNSLGLWLACCPIIAVMLVQVFIFMKKAWDIGPKIGVSKEQMLRGLRSGAITSIGPAFAILVALVGLIATVGSAIAWMRLSVIGAIMFEGLAASNAMTELGVVMGDGKFTLTVLACIVWVMGLGSSGWLIVTGLFTHKLEKARMALVGGKESLLPIFTICAILGAFGYNVARYTVVLSRSSVAALAAAICMIALSHLAKSTNKKWIGEWSLGIAMVTGMFIAVIGA; via the coding sequence TTGAATAGCAATACTTTCGCAGTTTCAAATTCATTGGGGTTATGGTTGGCATGTTGTCCGATTATTGCCGTCATGCTCGTTCAGGTATTTATATTTATGAAAAAAGCATGGGATATTGGACCAAAAATCGGCGTAAGCAAAGAACAAATGCTTCGTGGTCTACGCAGCGGCGCTATTACCTCGATCGGCCCGGCGTTTGCCATATTGGTGGCCTTAGTAGGATTAATCGCAACGGTAGGTAGCGCGATTGCCTGGATGCGTCTATCAGTCATCGGCGCCATTATGTTTGAAGGCTTAGCGGCTTCCAATGCGATGACAGAGCTCGGAGTAGTTATGGGAGATGGCAAATTTACTCTCACGGTTCTTGCCTGTATCGTGTGGGTCATGGGCTTGGGTTCTTCCGGTTGGCTCATTGTTACAGGACTTTTTACGCATAAGCTCGAAAAAGCCCGTATGGCGCTAGTAGGGGGGAAAGAGAGCTTATTGCCTATTTTTACGATTTGCGCCATCTTGGGAGCTTTTGGCTACAACGTGGCCCGGTATACGGTGGTACTAAGCCGTTCATCGGTCGCTGCACTTGCAGCGGCAATTTGCATGATCGCTCTTTCGCATCTTGCAAAGTCAACAAATAAAAAATGGATTGGCGAATGGTCACTTGGAATCGCCATGGTGACTGGCATGTTTATTGCTGTTATCGGGGCTTAG
- a CDS encoding IS3 family transposase → MRKIFEHHHGRYGVRRVHRELLNQGYTVNHKRVQRLMHCMELRGKRPREKYHSYQGKVGKIAPNIIDRDFETTAPLQKWTTDVTQFSFPFGKCYLSPILDMHTNEIVSYDLSPSPNLTQIKRMLHRAFRKFPHTEGLIMHFDQGWQYQHAQYQHELKAHGIIQSMSRKGNCYDNCIMETFFGRLKNEMYYGCEKEYPSFTSFSKAIKNYIHGH, encoded by the coding sequence ATCCGGAAGATTTTTGAGCATCATCATGGCAGATATGGTGTCAGAAGAGTCCATCGTGAGTTGTTGAACCAAGGATACACCGTGAACCATAAACGCGTCCAGAGACTGATGCATTGTATGGAACTGCGGGGAAAACGACCTAGAGAAAAGTATCATTCCTACCAAGGCAAAGTAGGAAAGATCGCGCCCAACATCATCGACAGAGACTTTGAGACGACGGCGCCGCTTCAGAAATGGACTACCGATGTGACACAATTCAGCTTCCCATTTGGAAAATGTTATCTTTCACCGATCCTGGATATGCACACGAATGAGATCGTCTCCTATGATCTCTCGCCGAGTCCCAATCTCACGCAGATAAAGCGCATGCTTCATCGAGCATTCAGAAAGTTCCCACACACCGAGGGACTTATCATGCATTTTGATCAGGGATGGCAATATCAGCATGCACAGTATCAGCATGAATTGAAAGCCCATGGCATTATCCAGTCGATGTCAAGGAAAGGCAATTGCTACGATAACTGTATTATGGAGACGTTCTTCGGGAGACTGAAGAATGAGATGTATTATGGCTGTGAGAAAGAATATCCATCCTTTACGTCTTTCTCAAAGGCCATTAAAAATTACATCCACGGCCATTAA
- a CDS encoding LysR family transcriptional regulator: MNLKHASYIMAILEAGSITAAAKKLLISQPSLSQTVKAVEDELGLPIFDRRAKQLTLTYAGQRYVESMREIMTAERNFLSEIAEMKNDHRATLRIGISAQRSISLLPQILPSFLARYPLVTVELKELPSVRLEELLSKGGCDVAFITTASKQNDLEYRLLENEQIVLMASKQTAISRRIGQGTEIELSEAREENFVNLTPGHSVRTIQNHLAQLCQFEPRVLLELFNMEAAKLVTAQLNAVMVCPYGYIQGDTRVETLTKCYPLRCHGFERHFYFCYRKKLRLSSYMRDLFDIARSKCQYHTM; encoded by the coding sequence TTGAATTTGAAACACGCTTCTTACATCATGGCAATTCTCGAGGCGGGCAGCATCACGGCGGCCGCGAAAAAACTCCTCATTTCCCAGCCGTCGCTGTCGCAGACCGTCAAAGCCGTGGAGGACGAACTGGGGCTGCCGATCTTTGACCGCCGCGCCAAGCAGCTGACGCTGACCTACGCCGGCCAACGTTACGTCGAAAGCATGCGCGAGATCATGACGGCCGAGCGGAATTTCCTCAGCGAGATCGCCGAAATGAAAAACGATCACCGCGCCACGCTGCGCATCGGCATTTCGGCGCAGCGCAGCATCTCCCTGCTGCCGCAGATCCTGCCCTCATTTCTCGCTCGCTACCCGCTCGTTACCGTCGAGCTGAAGGAATTGCCTTCCGTCCGCCTCGAGGAGCTGCTCAGCAAGGGCGGCTGCGACGTGGCTTTCATCACCACTGCGTCGAAGCAGAACGACCTGGAATACCGCCTGCTGGAAAACGAACAGATCGTCCTCATGGCCTCCAAGCAAACGGCCATCTCCCGCCGCATCGGCCAGGGGACCGAAATCGAACTGAGCGAGGCCCGGGAGGAAAACTTCGTCAACCTCACCCCCGGTCACAGCGTGCGCACCATCCAGAACCATCTCGCTCAGCTGTGCCAGTTCGAGCCGCGCGTGCTGCTCGAATTGTTCAACATGGAAGCCGCCAAGTTGGTCACCGCGCAGCTCAACGCCGTCATGGTCTGTCCTTACGGCTACATTCAGGGAGACACGCGCGTGGAGACGCTGACCAAATGCTATCCGCTGCGCTGCCACGGCTTCGAGCGGCATTTCTACTTCTGTTATCGGAAAAAACTGCGGCTTTCCAGCTATATGCGCGACCTTTTCGACATCGCCCGCAGCAAGTGTCAGTATCATACGATGTAG
- a CDS encoding tripartite tricarboxylate transporter TctB family protein, translated as MFELILNVLLWLGLAYTYAFHVLEAPVPAKVLRNPYALKPDVWPNVIIILLLICVAINIARIIMKNRGKAEFSLGAFFASIGGFFASRLFLGIVIVVAACFVLEPLGFMGTCFLMLFFYGMLLGERKVARLFVFSALITLLLYVVFSVLLSVNLPRGTLPQARNFALWLESLVSQAQSLI; from the coding sequence GTGTTCGAACTGATTCTCAACGTTCTGCTGTGGCTCGGCCTGGCCTACACGTACGCGTTCCACGTTTTGGAGGCGCCCGTCCCCGCCAAGGTCCTGCGCAATCCTTACGCCCTCAAGCCCGACGTGTGGCCCAACGTCATCATTATTCTGCTTCTGATCTGCGTGGCGATCAACATCGCGCGCATCATCATGAAAAACAGGGGCAAAGCGGAGTTTTCGCTGGGCGCCTTTTTCGCCTCCATCGGCGGATTTTTCGCCAGCCGCCTGTTCCTCGGCATCGTCATCGTCGTGGCGGCCTGCTTTGTGCTCGAACCGCTCGGCTTCATGGGCACGTGCTTCCTGATGCTGTTCTTCTACGGCATGCTGCTGGGCGAACGGAAGGTCGCGCGCCTGTTCGTCTTCTCAGCGCTGATCACGCTGCTCCTCTATGTGGTCTTCAGCGTCCTGCTGTCGGTCAATTTGCCCCGCGGCACCCTTCCTCAGGCGCGCAACTTCGCGCTCTGGCTGGAGTCCCTGGTGTCTCAGGCTCAATCTCTTATCTAG
- a CDS encoding tripartite tricarboxylate transporter permease produces the protein MSTFALLQSGFSVLMEPYVFFMVVMAIVMGTIFGALPGVSSTMAVALGLPFTYSMEPVPAIVFLVAIYCSAITGGSITAILFKIPGVPSSAPTTFDGYPMAQRGEAGKALGVALGASAIGGLVSAFCMLLLSPQLTQAALSFGPSDLFAITFMGLSILACLDSSNILRTIISGLLGLLLACVGQDRMYAVQRMTFGSKELLAGLEMIPVLIGIFAVTEVLKQTRKSDRLDAKEGVGGGRVDTKMPTLAEWLKIKWLVLRCSVIGTIIGILPGAGATIASFLCYSTETKLSKYPEKFGTGIIDGIAASESANNAATGGAMVPLLSLGIPGGNAAAVMMSALVLKGVQLGPLLLTNQPQYLSATFASMLVTNILMVIVAMGIAKVFAKILAIPYSYLGPIIVMLAIIGSYATNMSIADVKIMAIAGIAGLIFAVCHFNSAAMILGLVLGEICESNFSRAYTISRADLVSMFSRPIAGSLMALSIALLVYPIVASFFRKKKPSANA, from the coding sequence ATGTCGACTTTCGCACTGTTACAGAGCGGTTTCAGCGTCCTCATGGAGCCTTACGTGTTCTTCATGGTGGTCATGGCCATCGTGATGGGGACGATTTTCGGCGCTCTGCCCGGCGTCAGCTCCACGATGGCCGTGGCGCTCGGGCTGCCGTTTACGTACAGCATGGAGCCGGTGCCGGCCATCGTCTTCCTCGTGGCCATCTACTGCTCGGCCATCACTGGCGGCTCGATCACGGCGATCCTGTTCAAGATCCCCGGCGTGCCGTCCAGCGCGCCGACAACGTTCGACGGCTACCCGATGGCGCAGCGCGGCGAAGCCGGCAAGGCGCTGGGCGTGGCGCTCGGCGCTTCGGCGATCGGCGGTCTGGTCTCGGCGTTCTGCATGCTGCTGCTTTCGCCGCAGTTGACGCAGGCGGCGCTGTCGTTCGGCCCCTCCGACCTGTTCGCGATCACGTTTATGGGGCTGTCGATTCTCGCCTGTCTTGATTCGTCCAATATCCTGCGCACGATCATCTCCGGCCTGCTCGGCCTGCTGCTGGCCTGCGTCGGCCAGGACAGGATGTACGCCGTGCAGCGCATGACGTTCGGCTCCAAGGAGCTGCTCGCCGGGTTGGAGATGATCCCCGTGCTGATCGGCATTTTCGCCGTCACCGAGGTGCTCAAGCAGACGCGCAAGAGCGATCGGCTCGACGCCAAGGAGGGCGTCGGCGGCGGACGTGTGGACACGAAGATGCCCACGCTGGCCGAGTGGCTCAAGATCAAGTGGCTCGTGCTTCGCTGCTCCGTCATCGGCACGATCATCGGCATCCTTCCCGGCGCTGGCGCGACGATCGCCTCGTTCTTGTGCTACTCCACGGAAACGAAGCTTTCCAAATATCCCGAGAAGTTCGGCACCGGCATCATCGACGGCATCGCCGCATCCGAATCGGCCAACAACGCCGCCACCGGCGGCGCCATGGTGCCCCTGCTCTCGCTCGGCATTCCCGGCGGCAACGCCGCGGCCGTGATGATGAGCGCGCTGGTGCTCAAGGGCGTACAGCTCGGGCCGCTGCTCCTCACCAACCAGCCCCAGTACCTGAGCGCCACGTTCGCCTCCATGCTCGTCACCAACATCCTCATGGTCATCGTCGCCATGGGCATCGCCAAGGTCTTCGCAAAGATCCTCGCCATCCCTTACAGCTATCTCGGCCCGATCATCGTAATGCTGGCCATCATCGGCTCCTACGCCACCAACATGAGCATCGCCGACGTGAAGATCATGGCCATCGCCGGCATTGCCGGGCTGATCTTCGCCGTCTGCCACTTCAACAGCGCCGCCATGATCCTCGGCCTGGTGCTGGGCGAGATCTGCGAAAGCAACTTCAGCCGCGCCTACACGATCTCGCGCGCCGACCTGGTAAGCATGTTCTCGCGCCCCATCGCCGGCTCCCTGATGGCGCTCAGCATCGCCCTGCTGGTCTACCCCATCGTCGCTTCCTTCTTCAGAAAAAAGAAGCCGTCGGCGAACGCCTGA
- a CDS encoding Bug family tripartite tricarboxylate transporter substrate binding protein, with protein MKKFVYALLAVSLLGVAAVSAGAEEWKFTRKIDVVCPWGVGGGADSTIRPMAKLLKDILGVEVEVVNVSGGSGVNGVEYTYKQPADGYTFMLGTQSLIMQDLQGATSMNFRSEFIPVAKLVHSINIIAGSKKAMDQKGYHSFSEMIKYAKEHPFEINVGMLTATGADGASLRQTLAGLDVNEVPYSGGSEMNSALVGGHIDMMITGTDEIAGLIQAGDIVPLCAICEKRMKLYPDMECTGELGIDSFIGTWRGIFAKAGTPQPAIDALVAAIEKAVQTKEWQDFLVSGAYDERPGFAAPQEFAELFENEYKTFTEYLKSEEVLKKDYYAK; from the coding sequence GTGAAAAAGTTCGTGTATGCGCTGCTGGCCGTATCCCTGCTCGGCGTCGCGGCCGTTTCCGCGGGGGCCGAAGAGTGGAAGTTCACCCGCAAGATCGACGTAGTCTGCCCCTGGGGCGTCGGCGGCGGCGCTGACAGCACGATCCGTCCCATGGCCAAACTGCTCAAGGACATTCTCGGAGTCGAAGTCGAGGTCGTCAACGTTTCCGGCGGCTCGGGCGTCAACGGCGTGGAATACACCTACAAGCAGCCCGCCGACGGCTACACCTTCATGTTGGGAACGCAGAGCCTGATCATGCAGGATCTGCAGGGCGCCACTTCGATGAACTTCCGCTCCGAGTTCATCCCCGTCGCCAAACTGGTCCACTCCATCAACATCATCGCCGGCTCCAAGAAAGCCATGGATCAGAAGGGCTATCACAGCTTTTCCGAGATGATCAAGTACGCCAAGGAGCATCCGTTCGAGATCAACGTGGGCATGCTCACCGCCACGGGCGCCGACGGCGCTTCGCTGCGCCAGACGCTGGCCGGGCTTGACGTCAACGAGGTGCCCTACTCCGGCGGTTCCGAGATGAACTCCGCGCTGGTGGGCGGCCACATCGACATGATGATCACCGGCACCGACGAGATCGCCGGCCTGATCCAGGCGGGCGACATCGTGCCGTTGTGCGCCATCTGCGAGAAGCGCATGAAGCTCTACCCCGACATGGAGTGCACGGGCGAGCTGGGCATCGATTCCTTCATCGGCACGTGGCGCGGCATTTTCGCCAAGGCCGGCACGCCTCAGCCGGCAATCGACGCTCTGGTCGCCGCCATTGAAAAGGCCGTTCAGACCAAGGAATGGCAGGATTTTCTCGTTTCCGGCGCGTATGACGAGCGCCCCGGCTTCGCCGCGCCCCAAGAGTTCGCCGAGCTGTTCGAGAACGAGTACAAGACCTTCACCGAGTATCTGAAGTCCGAGGAAGTTTTGAAGAAGGATTACTACGCCAAGTAG
- the citD gene encoding citrate lyase acyl carrier protein produces the protein MELKTTGVAGTLESSDVMVTLEPAPSGISLDLESTVINQYGRQIRETVLATLARLGVKNAAVTVNDHGALDCTIKARVECAYYRGCRYDTDGAYPWGGEIA, from the coding sequence ATGGAACTGAAAACCACCGGCGTGGCCGGCACGCTCGAATCGAGCGACGTAATGGTCACGCTCGAGCCGGCGCCGTCGGGCATCAGCCTGGACCTTGAAAGCACCGTCATCAACCAGTACGGCCGTCAGATCAGGGAAACCGTGCTCGCCACGCTGGCGCGCCTCGGCGTGAAAAACGCCGCCGTCACCGTCAACGACCACGGCGCGCTGGACTGCACCATCAAGGCGCGCGTCGAGTGCGCCTATTACCGCGGCTGCCGGTACGATACCGACGGCGCGTATCCCTGGGGAGGCGAGATCGCATGA
- a CDS encoding IS3 family transposase: MRCIMAVRKNIHPLRLSQRPLKITSTAIKNYIHYYNKERIQIKTKWMPPVKYRIASISRSSEQ; this comes from the coding sequence ATGAGATGTATTATGGCTGTGAGAAAGAATATCCATCCTTTACGTCTTTCTCAAAGGCCATTAAAAATTACATCCACGGCCATTAAAAATTACATCCACTACTACAACAAAGAGCGGATCCAGATCAAAACAAAATGGATGCCTCCTGTAAAATACAGGATAGCATCCATATCTCGCTCGTCCGAGCAGTAA
- a CDS encoding dipeptidase: MDITPELKERAQALHRNCFVADAHYDLLNLLAAKRLEGERTDVFRTDYLEKIRAGGVDLLISSIFIDDRHVPEMALRRALDQIACMHEELAQCPDLVLCRSVGEIRAARAAGKIALLLSFEGAEPLGNDLNLLRVFYELGVRGIGIAWSRRNYAADGCFFQPRREGRKGGLTDFGARLADEAERLGMYLDVSHLNDEGFWDLCSLTKRPFIASHSNCRALTPVARNLTDEQIAALAQRSGVMGMNACSDFVRLDANGAGRADPDELAAHGAHVKKVAGAEHLCFGFDFCDEFRIGNGREPKDAVPFYDESWRLTAGLLARGFSEDEVRGVLGENLLNFLERTIG; this comes from the coding sequence ATGGACATCACCCCGGAATTGAAGGAGCGGGCGCAGGCGCTGCACCGCAACTGCTTTGTGGCCGACGCGCACTACGACCTGCTCAACCTGCTCGCCGCCAAGCGCCTCGAGGGCGAGCGCACGGACGTTTTCAGGACGGATTATCTGGAAAAGATCCGCGCCGGCGGCGTCGACCTGCTGATCTCGTCGATCTTCATCGACGACCGGCACGTGCCGGAAATGGCGCTGCGCCGCGCGCTCGACCAGATCGCCTGCATGCACGAGGAGCTGGCGCAGTGTCCCGACTTGGTCCTGTGCCGCAGCGTCGGGGAGATCCGCGCCGCCCGCGCGGCGGGAAAGATCGCCCTGCTCCTCTCGTTCGAAGGAGCGGAGCCGCTGGGCAACGACCTCAATCTGCTGCGCGTCTTTTACGAGCTGGGCGTGCGCGGCATCGGCATCGCCTGGAGCCGCCGCAACTACGCCGCCGACGGCTGCTTTTTCCAGCCGCGGCGCGAAGGGCGCAAAGGCGGCCTGACGGACTTCGGCGCGCGGCTGGCCGACGAGGCGGAACGTCTGGGCATGTATCTGGATGTCTCGCATCTCAACGACGAGGGCTTCTGGGATCTCTGCTCGCTCACGAAGCGGCCGTTCATCGCCTCTCACTCCAACTGTCGCGCCCTGACGCCGGTGGCGCGCAACCTGACCGACGAGCAGATCGCCGCGCTCGCGCAGCGTAGCGGCGTCATGGGCATGAACGCCTGCAGCGACTTCGTCCGGCTCGACGCGAACGGCGCCGGGCGCGCGGATCCCGACGAGCTGGCGGCGCACGGCGCGCACGTCAAAAAAGTCGCCGGCGCGGAACATCTGTGCTTCGGTTTCGATTTCTGCGACGAGTTCCGTATCGGCAACGGCCGCGAACCGAAGGACGCCGTGCCGTTCTACGACGAGAGCTGGCGGCTGACGGCCGGGCTTCTGGCCCGCGGCTTCAGCGAGGACGAGGTGCGCGGCGTGCTCGGCGAAAACCTGCTGAACTTTTTGGAGCGCACGATCGGCTGA
- a CDS encoding aldolase/citrate lyase family protein, producing the protein MIPRPKPEKFRLRRTMMFMNAQKPGLIKDAYIYGADSIMLDLEDAVAENQKDAARFSLYHALKTIDYGDTEVLVRINGLDTPHWREDVRVVVAGGADGIRIAKTESAADVRTVEAAVTEAEREFGVEEGRTLLMAAIESPKGVLNAYEICTASPRLFGIALSGGDYRKCMQVKPTPGGVEMLAARGQMLIAARAAGVQCFDTVFTDLDDEEGFRAEMQQNKDMGFDGKSLINPRQIRIVHEMLAPTPKEIAAAETLVKAYRENADKGIGVFTINGKMIDIAFVPGAERVIQLAKASGVYEGDL; encoded by the coding sequence ATGATTCCCCGTCCGAAACCGGAAAAGTTCCGCCTGCGCCGCACGATGATGTTCATGAACGCGCAGAAGCCCGGCCTGATCAAAGACGCTTACATTTACGGCGCCGACTCGATCATGCTCGACCTCGAAGACGCGGTGGCCGAGAACCAGAAGGACGCCGCGCGCTTTTCACTCTACCACGCGCTGAAAACCATCGACTACGGCGACACGGAAGTGCTTGTGCGCATCAACGGCCTCGACACGCCGCACTGGCGCGAAGACGTTCGCGTTGTCGTGGCCGGAGGCGCCGACGGCATCCGCATCGCCAAGACCGAGAGCGCCGCCGACGTGCGAACGGTGGAAGCCGCCGTCACTGAAGCCGAGCGCGAGTTCGGCGTCGAAGAAGGGCGCACGCTGCTGATGGCCGCCATCGAAAGCCCAAAGGGCGTGCTCAACGCCTACGAGATCTGCACCGCCTCGCCTCGCCTGTTCGGCATCGCCCTTTCCGGCGGCGACTATCGCAAGTGCATGCAGGTCAAACCTACGCCCGGCGGCGTCGAAATGCTCGCCGCCCGCGGCCAGATGCTGATCGCCGCCCGCGCCGCCGGCGTGCAGTGCTTCGACACCGTCTTCACCGACCTCGACGACGAGGAAGGTTTCCGCGCCGAAATGCAGCAGAACAAGGACATGGGCTTCGACGGCAAATCACTGATCAATCCCCGCCAGATCCGCATCGTCCACGAGATGCTGGCGCCGACGCCAAAGGAGATCGCCGCCGCCGAGACGCTCGTCAAAGCCTACCGCGAGAACGCCGACAAGGGAATCGGCGTGTTCACCATCAACGGCAAAATGATCGACATCGCCTTTGTGCCCGGCGCCGAGCGCGTCATCCAGCTCGCCAAGGCCAGCGGCGTTTACGAGGGGGATCTCTAA